The Deltaproteobacteria bacterium genome window below encodes:
- a CDS encoding DUF4390 domain-containing protein — protein MKRIFNLFIFAMFFILTAKSAYSQNTNNAAISNVSILKNPQSISLTFNVKGAFTKEIEDAIKSGIPTPFTFIVELYKERTLWFNERVAELKFKHIVQYDTLKAEYELTIEEKDQQDRIIKLKDFSQVKEFMAKVEGISVSISETPQKGSKYILKIKAKLDTVNLFFPLNYMLFFVSFWDFETDWSEETILY, from the coding sequence GTGAAAAGAATATTTAATCTATTTATTTTTGCAATGTTTTTTATCCTTACAGCCAAATCTGCATACTCGCAGAATACCAACAATGCGGCAATATCTAATGTTTCAATATTAAAAAATCCTCAAAGCATTTCACTTACCTTTAATGTCAAAGGTGCTTTTACTAAGGAGATAGAGGATGCCATAAAGAGCGGTATCCCTACCCCATTTACATTTATTGTGGAACTCTATAAAGAAAGAACCCTTTGGTTTAATGAAAGGGTGGCAGAACTCAAATTCAAGCATATTGTTCAGTATGATACTTTAAAGGCAGAATATGAACTAACCATAGAGGAAAAGGACCAGCAGGACAGAATTATAAAACTTAAAGATTTTTCACAGGTTAAAGAATTCATGGCAAAGGTTGAAGGTATATCAGTTTCTATTTCAGAAACACCTCAAAAAGGCAGTAAATATATATTAAAGATTAAGGCAAAACTTGACACTGTTAATCTTTTTTTTCCATTAAATTACATGCTTTTCTTTGTATCCTTCTGGGACTTTGAAACAGACTGGTCTGAGGAAACAATTCTCTATTAA
- a CDS encoding VCBS repeat-containing protein: MKIKLFIHVLAVMLFLLPSSVMADEKTKLNVAILPWKVNSTEKLDYIKDALYDMVSSRMAAEKHLAILKESSVKNVFSKYENDKITEDVIRKIGGELGADYVVYGSLTVLGETISLDARVISAKREEPPIQSTSQGRTIESLIPAVSHLTLDLNAKILEKEGLESIVSGFGASPIYAGGFKKKGEAKKETGSSDFIITTKDTVKEKQLWKSPTLPINLKRIAVADVDGDNRNEVILIDDHNLYIYRIRGNVMDMVMEFKGKVYEENFSVDVADINGNGVPEIYISRLSSKNTDSYVIEYQNGEFVKIAQHLPWFFKVSDGVYEETPVLIGQGFSLDRVFFKDIKHLIWDRGKLTEKANIDMPDGFNIYNSVRLPLGADKDEYVLVYTNNDILQLFKKEGKGNWQEGWTSKDYFGGSLNRITLETSHLIKGSDEPAEFINLKSRILYGDLDGDGNIEIIVNKNEPGTLSRYFKKIESYKKGEVADLSWENGRFKENWKTKTLDGYIADFTIKDFDNDGQKDLVIIVVDINAVTGAKSSYLIGYKLNIK, from the coding sequence ATGAAAATAAAATTATTTATACATGTCCTTGCTGTTATGCTTTTTCTTCTGCCGTCTTCCGTCATGGCAGATGAAAAGACTAAACTAAATGTCGCCATACTTCCGTGGAAGGTAAATTCCACAGAAAAACTTGACTATATAAAAGATGCCCTCTACGACATGGTGTCATCTAGGATGGCTGCAGAAAAACATCTTGCAATTCTAAAAGAGTCATCTGTCAAAAATGTATTCTCAAAATATGAAAATGATAAAATTACTGAAGATGTCATAAGAAAAATAGGCGGCGAACTTGGGGCAGATTATGTTGTTTACGGCAGTCTCACTGTTCTTGGGGAAACGATAAGTCTGGATGCCAGAGTCATCAGCGCAAAACGGGAGGAACCTCCTATTCAATCAACATCGCAGGGCAGAACCATAGAGAGCCTTATCCCTGCTGTAAGTCATCTGACCCTTGATTTAAATGCAAAGATTCTGGAGAAAGAGGGACTGGAATCTATAGTTTCTGGTTTTGGTGCATCACCCATATATGCCGGCGGATTCAAAAAAAAGGGTGAGGCAAAAAAAGAGACAGGCAGCAGCGATTTTATAATAACAACAAAGGACACTGTTAAGGAAAAGCAACTGTGGAAGAGCCCAACTTTACCTATAAATTTAAAACGAATTGCAGTAGCCGATGTAGACGGCGATAACAGAAATGAGGTTATCCTTATAGACGACCATAATCTCTATATCTACAGGATTCGTGGAAATGTAATGGATATGGTGATGGAATTTAAGGGAAAGGTGTATGAAGAGAATTTCTCTGTTGATGTTGCTGATATAAATGGGAACGGCGTCCCTGAGATATATATTTCAAGATTGTCAAGCAAGAATACAGATTCTTATGTTATTGAATACCAGAATGGTGAATTCGTAAAGATTGCACAGCATCTGCCGTGGTTTTTCAAGGTATCTGACGGCGTATACGAAGAAACACCTGTACTCATTGGACAGGGGTTCTCTCTTGACAGGGTATTTTTTAAAGATATAAAACATCTTATATGGGACAGAGGGAAATTAACTGAAAAGGCAAATATTGATATGCCTGATGGATTTAACATATACAATTCTGTCAGACTGCCGCTTGGTGCTGATAAGGATGAATATGTGCTTGTGTACACAAACAACGACATTTTGCAATTATTCAAAAAAGAGGGAAAGGGAAACTGGCAGGAGGGGTGGACAAGTAAAGACTACTTTGGTGGAAGTTTAAATAGGATAACATTAGAAACCTCTCATCTAATTAAAGGCTCTGATGAGCCTGCAGAATTTATTAACTTAAAGAGCAGAATATTGTATGGTGACCTTGATGGCGATGGCAATATAGAGATTATAGTAAACAAAAATGAACCTGGCACCTTAAGCAGATACTTTAAAAAGATTGAGTCGTATAAAAAGGGAGAGGTTGCTGACCTTTCATGGGAAAATGGAAGGTTTAAAGAGAACTGGAAGACCAAAACACTTGACGGTTATATTGCAGATTTTACAATAAAGGATTTTGACAATGATGGACAGAAGGATTTAGTTATCATTGTTGTGGATATAAATGCAGTTACAGGGGCAAAGAGCAGTTACCTGATAGGGTATAAATTAAATATTAAATAA
- the lsrF gene encoding 3-hydroxy-5-phosphonooxypentane-2,4-dione thiolase, translating into MDWGMKNRLSQIIKNGKCLFMPIDHGYFLGPTKKLKKPGETIKPLLPYSDALFVTRGVLRSCVPADNTVPIILRVSGGTSIVGKDLANEGITTSIKEAIRLNASAVGLSIFIGSEYERQTLLNLSTLVNEAEEYGIPVMAVTAVGKELEKRDARYLSLCCRIAAELGAKVVKTYWCKDFDKVTSTCPVPVVIAGGPKTETDFEVLEFVADGMRKGAIGVNLGRNIWQNTHPVPMIKAIRAIIHENASAKEANKIYEDGKKGK; encoded by the coding sequence ATGGATTGGGGAATGAAAAATCGTTTGTCGCAGATAATTAAGAACGGGAAATGCCTGTTTATGCCGATTGACCACGGATATTTTCTTGGTCCCACAAAAAAATTAAAAAAACCGGGGGAAACCATAAAACCGCTTCTCCCTTACAGCGATGCCTTGTTTGTTACAAGAGGTGTTTTGCGTTCATGCGTGCCTGCTGACAATACTGTGCCGATTATTTTAAGGGTGTCTGGCGGCACAAGCATTGTTGGAAAAGATTTGGCAAATGAAGGCATTACAACATCCATAAAAGAGGCAATAAGGCTCAATGCCTCTGCCGTAGGCTTGTCTATTTTTATAGGCAGTGAATATGAGCGTCAGACACTGTTAAATCTGTCAACACTTGTAAATGAGGCAGAAGAATACGGCATTCCTGTCATGGCAGTTACCGCAGTTGGTAAGGAATTGGAAAAGAGAGATGCCCGCTATTTGTCTCTCTGCTGTAGAATTGCTGCAGAACTCGGCGCAAAGGTTGTAAAGACATATTGGTGCAAAGATTTTGACAAGGTTACAAGCACTTGTCCTGTCCCTGTTGTAATAGCAGGGGGACCAAAAACAGAGACTGATTTTGAGGTTTTGGAATTTGTCGCTGATGGAATGCGGAAAGGCGCAATCGGCGTAAACCTCGGCAGAAACATCTGGCAAAATACACATCCCGTTCCGATGATTAAGGCAATCCGCGCCATCATCCATGAAAACGCGTCGGCAAAAGAGGCGAATAAGATTTACGAAGATGGGAAGAAAGGGAAATGA
- a CDS encoding stage 0 sporulation family protein translates to MVNIVGVRFKKACKRYDFFTNNLDLKVGDRVVVETERGMSLGRIVYGPVERDETLYKQGLKKVIRKADENDIERLEFNREKEGDAFKICSDRIKKYNLQMKLIGVEYLFDTSKAIFSFTSEDRVDFRELVKDLANEFHTRIEMRQIGVRDEAKTIGGIGPCGRELCCSSFLTEFEAVTVKMAKEQNISLNPAKISGVCGRLMCCLTYEATGDSICGTQHNGCCNH, encoded by the coding sequence ATGGTAAATATAGTTGGAGTCAGATTTAAAAAGGCATGCAAGAGATACGATTTTTTTACAAATAATCTTGACCTGAAGGTCGGAGACAGGGTTGTTGTTGAGACAGAGCGCGGCATGAGTTTAGGCAGGATTGTTTATGGACCTGTTGAAAGGGATGAAACCTTATATAAACAGGGACTCAAAAAGGTAATAAGAAAGGCAGATGAAAACGATATTGAGAGGCTTGAGTTTAACAGGGAAAAAGAAGGAGATGCCTTTAAGATATGCAGTGACAGGATTAAAAAATACAACCTCCAGATGAAACTTATTGGAGTTGAATATCTATTTGATACTAGTAAGGCGATATTTTCATTTACATCAGAAGACAGGGTTGATTTCAGAGAACTGGTTAAAGATCTGGCAAATGAATTCCATACAAGGATTGAGATGAGGCAAATTGGGGTCAGGGATGAGGCAAAGACAATCGGAGGGATAGGACCTTGCGGAAGGGAGTTGTGCTGCTCATCATTTCTTACTGAATTTGAGGCAGTTACTGTAAAGATGGCAAAGGAACAGAACATAAGTCTCAACCCTGCAAAGATATCAGGCGTTTGCGGAAGACTCATGTGCTGTCTGACATATGAAGCAACAGGGGACAGTATATGCGGTACTCAACACAATGGCTGCTGTAATCATTAG
- the bioA gene encoding adenosylmethionine--8-amino-7-oxononanoate transaminase: MAKKRSSLLIDLDKKYVWHPFTQMMEWGKGDNLIIEKGEGNYLIDMDGKRYLDGISSLWVNLHGHRKKEIDNAIKKQIDKISHSTLLGLGNVPSILLAEKLVQLVNSKLKTQNSKLLSRVFYSDNGSTAVEIALKMAFQYWQQQAGVRGQGSGVRKTKFIAFSGAYHGDTFGSMSVGEIDIFVKKYKPLLFPTFKAYYPYCYRCPVRKTYPECNISCIKKFEDILKNHHKEIAGCIIEPIVQGAAGMIVSPTGFLKKVRQLCTRYNILLIADEVATGFGRTGEFFACEHEDVNPDFLCLAKGITAGYLPLAATLTIEKVYKAFLGKYKDIKTFFHGHTYTGNQLGCAAALANLKIFEKEKTITRIQSKVKYFTELLEGIKGKNYVGDVRQKGLMAGIEIVKDKKIREPFPMEARTGYKICMRAREYGLIIRPIGDTIVLMPPLCIKKTELKKMVTIVHDCINPKNKNRMHFLGKEGYG, translated from the coding sequence ATGGCAAAGAAACGTTCATCTCTACTTATAGACCTTGACAAGAAATATGTATGGCACCCCTTTACACAGATGATGGAATGGGGAAAGGGAGACAACCTGATAATTGAAAAGGGTGAAGGAAATTATCTTATAGATATGGATGGGAAAAGGTATCTTGACGGCATCTCATCCCTCTGGGTAAATCTACATGGACACAGAAAAAAAGAGATAGATAATGCAATAAAAAAACAGATAGACAAAATCAGCCATTCAACCCTTCTTGGACTCGGAAATGTTCCGTCTATTCTTCTGGCAGAAAAACTTGTTCAATTAGTAAACTCAAAACTCAAAACTCAAAACTCAAAACTATTATCAAGGGTCTTTTATTCAGATAACGGCTCAACAGCAGTTGAGATTGCATTAAAGATGGCATTCCAATACTGGCAGCAACAAGCAGGGGTCAGGGGTCAGGGGTCAGGGGTCAGAAAAACAAAATTCATTGCCTTCAGCGGTGCATATCACGGAGACACATTTGGTTCAATGAGCGTCGGGGAGATTGATATATTTGTAAAAAAATACAAGCCTTTGTTATTCCCAACATTCAAGGCATATTATCCATACTGCTACAGATGTCCTGTCAGAAAGACATATCCTGAATGCAATATCTCCTGCATAAAAAAGTTTGAAGATATTTTGAAAAACCATCACAAAGAGATTGCAGGCTGCATTATTGAACCAATTGTTCAGGGCGCTGCTGGAATGATTGTGTCACCAACTGGATTCTTAAAAAAGGTGAGGCAACTCTGCACAAGATACAATATCCTTTTGATTGCGGATGAGGTGGCAACAGGGTTTGGCAGAACAGGAGAATTTTTTGCATGTGAGCATGAGGATGTAAATCCTGATTTTTTATGTCTTGCAAAGGGTATAACTGCTGGATACTTACCTCTTGCAGCAACACTTACAATAGAGAAGGTTTATAAGGCATTCCTTGGTAAATATAAAGATATTAAAACATTCTTCCATGGACATACATACACAGGAAATCAACTTGGGTGCGCTGCTGCACTGGCAAATTTAAAAATCTTTGAAAAGGAAAAGACCATTACGCGGATTCAGAGTAAAGTAAAATACTTTACAGAACTTCTGGAAGGGATAAAAGGAAAGAACTATGTTGGTGATGTCCGACAAAAAGGACTCATGGCAGGCATAGAGATTGTAAAAGATAAAAAAATAAGAGAGCCTTTCCCAATGGAGGCAAGGACAGGGTATAAAATCTGCATGAGGGCAAGGGAATACGGGCTTATAATCAGACCCATTGGTGATACCATAGTTCTGATGCCGCCGCTCTGCATAAAAAAGACGGAACTAAAAAAGATGGTAACTATAGTTCACGATTGCATAAACCCGAAAAATAAAAACCGAATGCATTTTTTGGGTAAAGAGGGTTACGGGTGA
- a CDS encoding aldehyde dehydrogenase family protein → MSKQYRFLINGDWRESSKKLEVRNPYNNEVIGIVNLAIEKDLEDAVVSSQKAFEFTRKLPVYKRAEILENIAEGLKSRIEEIAKTITLEAGKPIKDSRTEVHRAVNTFQIAKEETKRIYGEVMPLDLMAGSENRLGIARRFPIGPVFGITPFNFPLNLAAHKMAPAIASGNTMILKPASKTPLSAIILGEIVSDAGFPAGGFNVVPCSGSLAEKLVADERIKKITFTGGPDVGLRLKNLAGMKKVTLELGGNAGVIIHNDADIAFAAKRCVIGAFSHAGQICISIQRIFVHKDIYKEFTHRFLANIRALKLGDPMDEATDIGPMISCNDVERIGKWVKEAVEEGAEILIGGKARGVFYEPTVLTDVKPSMKVCCEEVFAPVVTVSQYNDFEEAVKSVNDSRYGLQAGVWTRDIKNVFHAYNELEVGGVIVNDIPTYRIDHMPYGGVKDSGFGREGVRYAIKEMTEIKLLALNLVAVRGLEPRTKGL, encoded by the coding sequence ATGTCAAAGCAGTACAGATTTCTTATAAATGGAGATTGGCGGGAATCATCAAAAAAACTAGAGGTCAGAAATCCATATAATAATGAAGTTATCGGCATTGTGAACCTTGCCATTGAAAAGGATTTGGAGGATGCTGTTGTTTCATCTCAAAAGGCATTTGAATTCACACGGAAACTCCCTGTTTATAAAAGGGCAGAGATTTTAGAGAATATTGCAGAAGGTCTTAAATCAAGAATAGAGGAGATTGCAAAAACCATAACCCTTGAGGCAGGAAAGCCAATAAAGGATTCACGGACAGAGGTCCACCGTGCAGTAAATACATTTCAAATTGCAAAGGAAGAGACAAAACGGATTTATGGAGAGGTTATGCCTCTGGATTTGATGGCAGGCTCTGAAAACAGACTTGGCATTGCAAGACGCTTTCCAATCGGTCCTGTCTTTGGTATCACACCATTTAATTTTCCGCTCAATCTTGCAGCCCACAAGATGGCGCCTGCTATAGCATCAGGCAACACAATGATTTTAAAGCCTGCCTCAAAGACGCCGTTATCAGCAATTATTTTAGGAGAGATTGTTTCAGATGCAGGCTTTCCAGCAGGCGGGTTTAATGTTGTCCCGTGTTCAGGTTCTCTTGCAGAGAAACTGGTTGCAGATGAAAGGATTAAAAAAATCACATTTACAGGGGGTCCAGATGTTGGTTTGAGATTAAAAAACCTTGCAGGTATGAAAAAGGTTACCCTTGAACTTGGCGGCAATGCAGGTGTGATTATCCATAATGACGCGGATATTGCCTTTGCAGCAAAGAGATGCGTTATAGGTGCATTCTCACATGCAGGGCAGATATGCATCTCAATCCAGAGGATATTTGTTCATAAGGATATTTATAAAGAGTTCACTCACAGGTTTCTTGCAAATATAAGGGCATTAAAACTAGGCGACCCTATGGATGAGGCAACAGATATTGGTCCAATGATAAGTTGTAATGATGTAGAAAGAATAGGTAAATGGGTAAAAGAGGCAGTAGAAGAGGGGGCTGAGATATTGATTGGCGGAAAGGCGAGGGGTGTATTTTATGAGCCAACTGTTTTAACTGATGTCAAACCATCAATGAAGGTCTGTTGCGAGGAGGTCTTTGCACCTGTTGTAACAGTTTCTCAATATAATGATTTTGAAGAGGCGGTCAAATCTGTAAATGATTCAAGATACGGTTTGCAGGCAGGGGTGTGGACAAGGGATATAAAAAATGTCTTTCATGCCTATAATGAACTAGAAGTAGGCGGTGTGATTGTAAATGATATACCAACATACCGCATAGACCACATGCCTTATGGCGGTGTGAAAGATTCTGGTTTTGGCAGGGAAGGTGTCAGATATGCAATTAAAGAGATGACAGAGATTAAACTCCTGGCTTTAAATTTGGTGGCGGTGCGTGGACTCGAACCACGGACAAAGGGCTTATGA
- a CDS encoding DNA polymerase III subunit delta' → MIYISLLLMPFTDIIGHEKEIEILKNGILQNRVPHALIFAGQEGIGKRLTAIAFAKALNCLKDGNDFCGRCQNCISIDSLSFMDVFLVEPREPDYKGGKVDHISGTIKEEDITTIQQRIGYIKQKGRKKVCIIDSADKMNRTAQNKFLKTLEEPSYDSVIILVTSKPSDLLSTVISRCQRINFRPIKKDLIIEFIKDRMNISVEEAYIIASLSNGSIGEALKMDKDWILKQRRQWIEHLEGLSVDMPDDTLKFAEDVAKDDNIDGILEFLKIWYRDMAVCINSCEKLIVNTDMLTLLKKHCMNTDFEKIRDAFALLAKIKEDIMPPRYANKQLAMESLFVRMIQK, encoded by the coding sequence TTGATATATATAAGTCTATTACTTATGCCATTTACAGATATTATTGGACATGAAAAAGAGATAGAAATCCTGAAAAATGGTATTTTGCAGAACAGGGTGCCCCATGCCCTTATCTTTGCCGGACAGGAAGGTATAGGCAAGAGATTAACTGCTATTGCATTTGCAAAGGCATTGAACTGTCTTAAAGACGGTAATGATTTCTGCGGCAGATGCCAGAATTGTATATCAATAGATAGTTTGTCTTTTATGGATGTCTTTCTTGTTGAGCCAAGAGAGCCTGATTACAAAGGCGGCAAAGTTGACCACATCAGCGGCACAATAAAAGAGGAAGATATAACAACCATTCAACAAAGGATTGGTTATATAAAACAAAAAGGCAGGAAAAAGGTATGTATTATTGACAGTGCTGATAAGATGAATAGAACGGCACAGAATAAGTTTTTGAAAACCCTTGAAGAGCCATCCTATGATTCTGTTATAATACTTGTAACCTCAAAACCGTCAGACCTTCTCTCTACTGTCATATCAAGGTGCCAGAGGATAAATTTTAGACCTATAAAAAAAGACCTTATAATAGAGTTTATTAAGGATAGGATGAATATCTCTGTAGAAGAGGCTTATATTATCGCATCATTAAGCAATGGAAGCATAGGTGAGGCACTCAAAATGGATAAGGATTGGATATTAAAGCAAAGAAGGCAGTGGATAGAACATCTTGAAGGATTGTCAGTTGACATGCCTGATGACACACTTAAGTTTGCAGAGGATGTTGCAAAAGATGACAATATTGATGGTATACTTGAATTCCTAAAGATATGGTACAGGGATATGGCAGTTTGTATCAATAGCTGCGAAAAACTAATTGTAAATACTGATATGCTTACGCTCTTAAAAAAACACTGCATGAATACTGATTTTGAAAAGATACGGGATGCCTTTGCATTGCTTGCAAAGATAAAAGAAGATATAATGCCTCCAAGATACGCAAACAAACAACTTGCAATGGAGAGTCTATTTGTAAGGATGATCCAAAAATAG
- a CDS encoding putative toxin-antitoxin system toxin component, PIN family, whose protein sequence is MRVVLDTNVIIAAFAARGLCAEIFEVCLAEDTIIISEHILAEVQEKLTEKINLPDDTVKNIIEYLRDMAELFEPEQVAKSACRDKDDIKIIGTALRGNVDFIITGDNDLLALKQYEEVKIITPRQYWDFLRSKRSE, encoded by the coding sequence ATGAGGGTCGTATTAGACACCAATGTCATTATTGCTGCCTTTGCTGCCAGAGGTTTATGCGCTGAGATATTTGAGGTATGCCTTGCAGAAGACACTATTATAATAAGTGAACATATTCTGGCGGAAGTTCAGGAAAAATTGACTGAGAAAATTAATCTGCCTGATGATACCGTTAAAAATATAATAGAATATTTACGGGACATGGCTGAATTGTTTGAACCTGAACAAGTTGCTAAATCAGCGTGCCGTGATAAAGATGACATCAAAATAATCGGCACGGCATTAAGGGGAAATGTTGATTTTATAATCACAGGCGATAATGACCTCTTGGCATTAAAACAGTATGAAGAAGTAAAAATAATCACACCGCGGCAATATTGGGATTTTTTGAGAAGCAAAAGAAGCGAATAA
- the metG gene encoding methionine--tRNA ligase, producing MSNKPFYITTPIYYVNDVPHIGHAYTTVAADCIARYKRLKGCNCLFLTGTDEHGQKVEKTALSSNLKPIELADKVVVRFKELWKKLNISNNDFIRTTEERHKKAVKYLWKKIAANGDIYLGEYEDWYCTPCESFFTEKQLMDGRCPDCKRAVEKLKEPSYFFRMTKYQDALLKHIEANPDFIEPESKRKEIVSFIKDGLKDLSISRTSFSWGITVPDDPKHIVYVWFDALTNYLTAAGYPDERFMYFWPADIHIIGKDILRFHAVYWSSMLLSAGLPLPKKIFAHGWWTVEGQKMSKSLGNVVDPNGMIDIYGVDPFRYFLLRDVPFGLDGDFSKTALVGRINGDLANNLGNLLSRTLAMIVKYLNGEVTKPAAPCSSDNNLKDTLTSSIRKFEASMEELAFSKALTSVWEILSTANKYIDEMSPWMLAKEPQKKDNLINILYNCLEILRISAVMIYPFMPASAENIWQQIGIERDISKIDFDEEIRWGGLKEGAILKKGEPLFPKMEEV from the coding sequence ATGTCAAACAAACCATTTTACATAACAACCCCTATATACTATGTTAATGATGTCCCGCATATCGGGCATGCATATACAACTGTGGCAGCAGATTGTATTGCCAGATATAAAAGGCTTAAAGGCTGCAATTGCCTTTTTCTCACCGGCACAGATGAACATGGGCAGAAGGTTGAAAAGACTGCCCTTTCATCAAACCTGAAGCCTATAGAATTGGCTGATAAAGTGGTAGTCAGGTTTAAGGAACTCTGGAAGAAACTGAATATATCCAACAATGACTTTATCAGGACAACAGAGGAGAGGCATAAAAAGGCTGTCAAATATCTGTGGAAAAAGATTGCAGCAAATGGCGATATATACCTGGGCGAATACGAGGACTGGTACTGCACACCATGCGAGTCATTTTTTACTGAAAAACAGTTAATGGATGGCAGATGCCCTGACTGTAAAAGGGCTGTAGAAAAACTAAAGGAACCGAGTTATTTCTTCAGGATGACTAAGTATCAGGATGCACTCTTAAAACATATTGAGGCAAATCCTGACTTTATTGAGCCTGAAAGTAAAAGAAAAGAGATTGTGAGTTTTATCAAGGATGGCTTGAAGGATTTATCTATAAGCAGGACTTCATTTTCATGGGGTATCACTGTTCCAGATGACCCCAAACACATCGTCTATGTGTGGTTTGATGCCCTGACCAATTATCTTACCGCTGCAGGTTATCCTGATGAAAGGTTCATGTATTTCTGGCCTGCGGATATTCATATTATCGGTAAAGACATCTTAAGATTTCATGCTGTTTATTGGTCATCTATGCTTTTATCCGCAGGACTGCCTCTGCCAAAGAAGATATTCGCCCACGGGTGGTGGACAGTTGAAGGGCAGAAGATGAGCAAATCCCTTGGCAATGTGGTTGATCCAAATGGGATGATTGATATATATGGTGTTGACCCGTTCAGATATTTTCTTCTTAGAGATGTCCCTTTTGGTTTGGATGGTGATTTTTCAAAAACGGCACTCGTGGGAAGGATAAACGGTGATCTGGCAAATAATCTGGGAAACCTGCTTTCCCGAACACTTGCAATGATTGTAAAATATCTTAACGGTGAAGTTACGAAACCTGCTGCACCCTGCTCCTCGGATAATAACCTAAAAGATACACTTACTTCATCTATTAGAAAGTTTGAGGCATCTATGGAAGAACTTGCGTTTAGCAAGGCTTTAACATCCGTATGGGAGATTCTGTCAACGGCAAACAAATATATAGATGAGATGTCCCCATGGATGCTGGCAAAAGAACCTCAAAAAAAAGATAATCTGATAAATATATTATACAACTGTCTTGAGATATTGAGAATAAGTGCAGTTATGATATATCCTTTTATGCCTGCATCAGCAGAAAATATATGGCAGCAGATAGGTATTGAAAGGGATATTTCAAAGATAGATTTTGACGAAGAAATAAGATGGGGGGGATTAAAGGAGGGGGCTATACTCAAAAAAGGAGAGCCTCTTTTCCCTAAAATGGAGGAGGTATGA
- the bioD gene encoding dethiobiotin synthase: protein MSKGIFITGTDTGVGKTFVAGLIVKALKKHGVDVGVMKPVETGCRKKKDTLIPEDAVFLKNCAGVNDHLDIINPYRFKEPASPSAAARISCRRIKLPKISDCYKKLASYHDFMVVEGAGGLLVPLNDKETIIDLIKLLRLPIVIVTASKLGAINHTLLTVRCAIDSGIKTLGIIFNNTTSNKKTVLANPAEVRRFTDIDILGEVPFIKTKIN, encoded by the coding sequence GTGAGTAAAGGCATTTTCATAACAGGCACAGATACAGGGGTTGGTAAGACCTTTGTTGCAGGGTTAATTGTAAAGGCACTTAAAAAACATGGTGTAGATGTTGGTGTTATGAAACCTGTTGAAACAGGCTGCAGGAAAAAGAAGGATACGCTGATACCAGAAGATGCAGTATTTTTAAAAAACTGTGCTGGTGTGAATGACCATCTGGATATTATAAATCCATACAGGTTTAAAGAACCTGCGTCTCCCTCTGCTGCAGCAAGGATCTCATGCAGAAGGATTAAACTACCTAAAATTTCAGATTGCTATAAAAAACTTGCATCCTATCATGATTTTATGGTTGTTGAAGGTGCAGGCGGATTGTTGGTGCCGCTGAATGATAAAGAGACAATCATTGACCTGATAAAACTCTTAAGACTGCCGATTGTCATTGTTACAGCATCAAAACTGGGTGCAATCAACCATACACTTTTGACTGTAAGATGTGCCATAGACTCTGGCATTAAAACACTCGGCATAATCTTCAATAACACAACCTCTAATAAAAAGACTGTATTGGCAAATCCTGCCGAAGTAAGAAGGTTTACAGACATAGATATACTCGGAGAAGTGCCATTTATAAAAACAAAAATCAATTGA
- a CDS encoding ribbon-helix-helix protein, CopG family, giving the protein MTETITIRLPEKLQQELELVVKKEKTSKSEIIRDAVSRYLAVKRFKQLRKQVLPFAEAEGLLTDEDVFKAIS; this is encoded by the coding sequence ATGACAGAGACAATCACCATAAGACTGCCCGAAAAACTACAGCAGGAACTGGAACTAGTAGTGAAGAAAGAAAAGACCTCTAAAAGTGAAATCATCAGGGACGCTGTTTCCAGGTATCTTGCTGTTAAAAGGTTCAAGCAGTTGAGGAAACAGGTTCTTCCATTCGCTGAAGCAGAAGGTCTGCTGACGGATGAGGATGTTTTCAAAGCCATCTCATGA